Proteins from a genomic interval of Fusarium oxysporum Fo47 chromosome I, complete sequence:
- a CDS encoding autophagy-related protein 22-like protein: protein MAPNLQPLPQRPRLQDHRPWSGLSNISKRSFRSCATSAFEADDERSSSDGDMSPRNSQADMRRPIVPRHSGHDARPTSRKELLGWYAYAFAAETYVICGIASFIPILLETLARENGVLLSDRKTPCGSSDSKKEGDGQCIVWVFGVEINTASFAMYTFSVSVLIQALLVVSISCAADHGNYRKKLLLSFAWIGSFAVMSYIFITKDNYILGALLTIISNTSFGASFVLLNSFLPLLVRYHPDVIEANVADTPDLANSEFESRPLDDSVGELEASRVTTTSPLLQPQDGERLKPTASHAEITSKELQLSTRISAIGIGTGYIAALFLQCVCIGVLIAMHNTTWGQRVVLFLVGLWWTVFTIPAAMWLRPRPGPPLADDGRKGIMAGLAYILYSWKSLFKTVQQARRLLDIVLFLAGWFLLSDAIATTSSTAILFAKTQLHMKPWALGMINVISTLAGVFGAFGWSWISRLFNLQAHQTILVCIGLFELIPLYGLLGYLPFVKEWGVFGLQQPWEMYPLAAVYGVVLGGLSGYCRSLYGELIPPGSEAAFYALYAITDKGSSVFGPTIVGAIIDRTGTIRPAFWFLAALVGFPAPLIWFINVERGRREGVKLAESMAGSSVEEADDDEHEPERRGMLADYQREQEDGVVDEHARP, encoded by the exons ATGGCGCCAAaccttcaacctcttcctcagcgTCCGCGCCTCCAAGACCATAGACCGTGGTCCGGACTCTCTAATATTTCGAAACGATCCTTTAGATCTTGCGCAACTTCTGCTTTCGAGGCCGACGACGAGCGATCCTCTAGCGACGGCGATATGAGCCCTCGCAATAGCCAAGCTGACATGCGACGGCCAATCGTGCCGCGTCACTCTGGCCATGATGCTCGCCCGACGAGTCGAAAGGAGCTTCTAGGGTGGTACGCCTATGCATTTGCGGCTGAGACGTATGTGATTTGTGGAATTG CTTCCTTTATTCCCATCCTTCTAGAAACTCTCGCCAGAGAGAACGGTGTGCTACTCTCTGACCGAAAAACACCATGCGGGTCTAGCGACAGTAAGAAAGAGGGGGATGGGCAATGCATTGTCTGGGTATTTGGAGTAGAGATCAACACTGCAAGCTTCGCCATGTACACATTTTCAGTGAGCGTCTTGATTCAAGCACTGCTCGTTGTCAGCATCAGTTGCGCTGCTGACCATGGAAACTACCgcaagaagcttcttctcagcttcgCCTGGATTGGGAGCTTCGCCGTTATGTCTTACATCTTCATTACGAAAGACAACTACATTCTCGGCGCCCTCTTgaccatcatctccaacacATCCTTTGGCGCATCCTTTGTATTACTGAACTCCTTTCTTCCGCTACTTGTGCGATATCATCCCGATGTTATCGAGGCCAACGTTGCTGATACTCCAGATCTTGCCAATTCTGAATTCGAGTCACGCCCTTTGGATGACTCAGTAGGTGAGCTCGAGGCGTCTAGAGTTACAACAACCTCACCTCTGTTACAACCTCAAGACGGCGAGCGACTGAAACCAACAGCAAGCCACGCGGAAATTACTTCCAAGGAACTGCAGCTGTCAACGCGAATCTCAGCCATCGGAATTGGTACCGGCTATATTGCCGCGCTCTTCTTGCAATGCGTTTGTATTGGTGTTCTCATCGCCATGCATAACACCACATGGGGCCAACGAGTCGTATTATTCTTGGTCGGACTTTGGTGGACCGTCTTCACTATTCCCGCCGCCATGTGGTTGCGGCCCCGCCCCGGGCCTCCGCTGGCTGATGACGGCCGCAAAGGCATCATGGCAGGGCTTGCGTACATATTGTACTCATGGAAGAGCTTATTCAAAACCGTTCAACAGGCTAGACGCCTCCTTGACATCGTTTTGTTCCTTGCCGGATGGTTTCTCTTGTCCGATGCGATCGCAACCACGTCATCTACCGCGATTCTATTCGCCAAAACCCAACTCCACATGAAGCCGTGGGCACTTGGTATGATAAATGTCATTTCAACTCTGGCAGGGGTATTCGGCGCCTTCGGATGGTCGTGGATCTCACGGCTCTTTAACCTCCAAGCCCATCAAACCATTCTTGTCTGCATTGGTTTGTTTGAGTTAATCCCCCTTTACGGCTTGCTGGGTTACCTTCCTTTTGTTAAAGAATGGGGCGTGTTTGGCCTCCAACAACCATGGGAGATGTATCCACTGGCGGCTGTATATGGAGTCGTGCTCGGAGGTTTGAGTGGTTACTGCCGCTCTCTGTACGGTGAGCTTATTCCACCCGGATCCGAGGCAGCGTTCTACGCCTTGTACGCTATAACGGACAAGGGATCCAGTGTCTTTGGCCCGACGATCGTCGGTGCTATCATTGATAGAACTGGCACGATTCGCCCGGCTTTCTGGTTTTTAGCAGCATTAGTTGGCTTTCCTGCGCCATTGATCTGGTTCATCAACGTCGAGCGCGGTAGAAGAGAGGGCGTGAAGCTCGCCGAGTCAATGGCAGGATCTTCTGTGGAGGAAGcagacgatgatgaacaTGAGCCTGAGCGTCGTGGAATGCTGGCCGACTATCAGAGAGAGCAggaagatggtgttgtcgaTGAACACGCAAGACCCTAG
- a CDS encoding RNA polymerase Rpb7, whose amino-acid sequence MFFLYNLERKVTLHPSFMGRNMHDLVTAKLLKDVEGTCAGSYFIISIMDAFEISEGRILPGLGMAEFTVGYRAVVWRPFKGETVDAVVHSINPQGFFAHAGPLQLFVSAHLIPSDVKYDPNATPPQFTNNEDTSIEPQTHVRVKIIGTRTEVGEMWAIGSIKEDYLGCLQAS is encoded by the exons ATGTTTTTTCTTTATAATTTGGAGCGCAAGGTCACCTTGCACCCTTCTTTCATGGGTCGCAACATGCACGACCTCGTGACCGCGAAGCTCTTGAAGGATGTTGAAGGCACATGCGCTGGCAGCTACTTCATCATTTCCATCATGGACGCTTTCGAAATTTCTGAAGGACGAATTCTCCCCGGTCTTGGTATGGCTGAATTTACTGTCGGATATCGCGCCGTAGTTTGGCGGCCATTCAAAGGCGAGACG GTCGATGCAGTCGTACACTCTATAAACCCACAAGGCTTCTTCGCTCATGCAGGACCTCTGCAGCTATTTGTTTCAGCCCAT TTGATTCCTAGTGATGTGAAATATGACCCCAATGCGACGCCACCTCAGTTCACAAACAACGAGGACACCTCTATTGAGCCACAAACTCACGTTCGCGTCAAAATTATCGGTACTCGAACAGAGGTTGGAGAAATGTGGGCCATTGGTAGCATCAAGGAGGATTACTTGGG ATGCCTCCAAGCTTCTTAA
- a CDS encoding Pyruvate/Phosphoenolpyruvate kinase-like domain-containing protein, with the protein MSRVWTSATLRLRPALTPNTLQPRVVTRNMSGLSAMQASNRLRTALLEGKKAFGAWQMLPGANVSRVLARSGVDWVLVDCEHGNLDDGAMHDAVPAIAALGVSPIVRLPDMQGWMVKRALDSGAHGTKIVVPLLRTPEEARQLVQSAKFPPLGRRGFGSPIAPERFHPEPSFSEYLQQANDSLLTIVQIETKQALESINEIAAVDGIDVLFIGPFDLGNALGHPIIEGVMATELKDAIAKILAAGQKAGKKTGVYCTGGEQAKIYADQGPQVSRVKNVILVEKRRRRVANMVKRLEEPRGKCRPYTTCEMSQKCVHQGCGKEFTDPDEKCEYHPGPPIFHEGQKGWKCCKPRVLTFDEFMDIPPCTTGTHSTTDKPPQLEEKPQQDDAALAQKIDALNAATPSRAPIPTAQHAPTPPPPAPESEDDDPSLEIADGVGCKRRACGATYKKGSSRDDEECVHHPGVPIFHEGSKGYSCCKRRVLEFDQFMKIEGCKTKNRHLFVGSGKKDGANSEEVVSNVRHDFYQTPVNVIASFFLKKIDKSTAKIELEPKQLSLDLTTTDSPPKRYTAEVPLYAPIDPKKSSYRVLGTKLEFVLAKSDGTSWPVLRGDEALTGEILQVGRAGRA; encoded by the exons ATGAGTAGAGTATGGACTTCAGCAACCCTCCGGTTACGACCGGCCTTGACGCCCAACACGTTACAGCCACGGGTGGTAACCAGAAACATGTCTGGATTGTCTGCCATGCAGGCATCTAATAGATTACGGACAGCTCTTCTGGAGGGAAAGAAGGCATTTGGTGCTTGGCAGATGCTTCCCGGTGCAAATGTGTCGCGAGTATTAGCAAGGTCAGGAGTTGATTGGGTCTTGGTAGACTGCGAGCATGGGAACTTGGATG ATGGTGCAATGCACGATGCCGTCCCTGCAATTGCGGCTCTAGGGGTTTCGCCCATTGTGAGACTGCCTGATATGCAAGGATGGATGGTAAAGC GTGCACTTGACAGTGGAGCCCACGGT ACAAAGATTGTTGTGCCTTTGCTGAGAACGCCTGAAGAAGCGAGACAACTTGTGCAATCTGCCAAGTTTCCGCCTCTAGGCCGTCGAGGTTTCGGGTCACCCATTGCTCCAGAGCGATTCCACCCTGAGCCAAGCTTCTCAGAGTATCTTCAGCAAGCAAATGATTCTCTCTTGACCATTGTTCAAATTGAGACCAAGCAGGCACTTGAATCTATCAACGAGATTGCTGCCGTGGATGGCATCGATGTGTTATTCATTGGACCGTTCGACCTTG GAAACGCCCTCGGCCATCCCATTATCGAAGGAGTTATGGCCACGGAACTTAAAGACGCCATTGCCAAGATCCTTGCTGCGGGTCAGAAAGCAGGCAAGAAGACAGGCGTATATTGTACAGGGGGTGAGCAGGCAAAGATATACGCTGATCAGGG ACCACAAGTTTCCCGAGTGAAGAACGTAATTCTTGTTGAAAAGAGAAGACGACGAGTAGCAAACATGGTGAAGAGATTAGAGGAACCCCGTGGAA AGTGCAGGCCTTATACTACTTGCGAAATGTCTCAAAAATGTGTCCATCAGGGTTGCGGGAAAGAGTTTACCGATCCAGATGAGAAGTGCGAGTACCACCCTGGTCCGCCCATTTTCCACGAGGGGCAGAAAG GATGGAAATGCTGCAAGCCTCGTGTCTTGACCTTTGACGAGTTTATGGATATTCCGCCTTGTACGACTGGCACACACTCGACTACCGATAAGCCGCCTCAGCTTGAGGAGAAACCCCAGCAGGATGATGCTGCCCTCGCCCAGAAGATCGATGCTCTGAACGCCGCCACTCCGTCTCGCGCACCGATTCCAACTGCCCAGCACGCTCCTACTCCACCCCCACCTGCTCCCGAGTCGGAAGATGATGATCCCAGTCTTGAGATTGCGGACGGTGTTGGCTGTAAGAGAAGGGCATGCGGCGCAACATACAAGAAGGGTAGCTCAAGAGATGACGAGGAGTGTGTTCACCATCCAGGAGTACCAATCTTCCATGAGGGGAGCAAGGGATACTCCTGTTGCAAGAGGCGAGTATTGGAGTTTGATCAATTCATGAAGATTGAGGGGTGCAAGACGAAGAACAGACACTTGTTTGTCGGCAGTGGCAAGAAGGATGGCGCCAATAGTGAGGAGGTCGTTTCCAACGTCAG GCATGACTTTTACCAGACCCCAGTCAATGTTATtgcatccttcttcttgaagaagatagACAAAAGCACAGCCAAGATCGAGTTGGAGCCAAAGCAACTTAGCCTGGACCTTACAACAACCGACTCGCCCCCCAAGCGCTATACAGCGGAAGTCCCCCTCTATGCGCCGATCGACCCAAAGAAGTCATCGTATAGAGTGCTCGGCACGAAGCTAGAATTCGTCCTCGCCAAATCTGACGGCACTTCATGGCCAGTGTTGCGAGGAGACGAGGCCTTGACAGGCGAGATCCTTCAGGTCGGCCGTGCTGGGAGGGCATGA
- a CDS encoding uncharacterized protein (of unknown function-domain containing protein): MSLDLEQHLTFYGAYHHNSVNVAIHMFCVPLILLSGFCMATYTGTLIPTPSWITPPYLDLNLGVIGASLYSLLYLLLEPFAGFLLALFCMGGAALGNYLHQQNPDTTFQGALAIHIVCWIFQFIGHGKYEGRAPALLDNLIQAVFLAPMFVWLEILFKFGYRPELRSRVNKKVQVEIEKFKSKNGKTQ; encoded by the exons ATGTCTCTGGATCTTGAACAGCACCTCACCTTT TATGGTGCTTACCACCATAACTCGGTTAATGTCGCCATCCACATGTTTTGCGTTCCCCTCATCCTCTTATCGGGGTTCTGTATG GCTACATACACCGGCACTCTCATTCCTACACCATCTTGGATTACTCCCCCTTATCTGGACCTCAACCTTGGTGTCATTGGTGCCAGCCTTTATTCCTTGCTCTATCTGCTCTTAGAGCCCTTTGCGGGCTTCCTTCTGGCTCTTTTCTGCATGGGAGGTGCAGCACTTGGCAACTACCTCCATCAGCAAAACCCTGACACAACTTTCCAAGGTGCTCTGGCTATCCATATTGTCTGCTGGATCTTCCAGTTTATTGGCCATGGTAAATATGAAGGGCGTGCCCCTGCTTTGCTCGACAACCTCATCCAGGCCGTCTTCCTTGCCCCTATGTTTGTGTGGCTTGAGATACTCTTCAAGTTTGGATACCGACCAGAGCTCCGATCTCGTGTCAACAAGAAAGTCCAGGTCGAGATTGAGAAGTTCAAGTCAAAGAACGGCAAGACCCAATAG
- a CDS encoding F-actin-capping protein subunit beta — translation MAVDPFDSALDLLRRLNPKQTTDHLNAIISIAPDLTEDLLSSVDQPLTVRRCKQTGRDYLLCDYNRDGDSYRSPWSNQFDPPLDEAGSGGVGAGGNEGAGEGAIPSERVRKMEVKANEAFDVYRDLYYEGGVSSVYFWNLDDGFAGVVLLKKSSPQGGNSEGVWDSIHVFEAIERGRSTHYKLTSTVILTLSTTGGNLGEMDLSGNMTRQVEQDLPVDNDDSHIANVGRLVEDMELKMRNLLQEVYFGKAKDVVGDLRSIGSLSEGARDREAQRELIGSMRR, via the exons ATGGCTGTCGATCCCTTTGACTCCGCTCT AGACCTTCTCCGCCGTCTCAACCCTAAGCAGACGACAGACCACCTCaacgccatcatctccatcgcTCCAGATCTGACCGAAGACCTTCTGTCATCCGTCGATCAGCCCCTAACCGTGCGCCGCTGCAAGCAGACCGGCCGAGACTACCTGCTCTGCGACTACAACCGCGATGGAGACAGCTACCGCTCACCGTGGTCAAACCAGTTCGACCCTCCTCTGGATGAAGCTGGCTCAGGTGGTGTAGGTGCTGGTGGTAATGAAGGCGCTGGCGAGGGTGCGATACCGAGCGAGCGTGTTCGCAAGATGGAGGTCAAGGCGAACGAGGCCTTCGATGTCTATCGCGATTTATACTATGAAGGTGGTGTGAGCAGTGTTTACTTCTGgaaccttgatgatggcttcgCAGGAGTCGTGCTTCTCAAGAAGT CTTCCCCCCAAGGCGGCAATTCCGAAGGTGTATGGGACTCCATCCATGTCTTCGAGGCAATTGAGCGAGGAAGAAGCACACACTATAAGCTCACATCGACAGTGATCCTGACCCTGTCTACTACTGGTGGCAACCTAGGCGAGATGGACCTTAGCGGCAACATGACACGCCAGGTTGAGCAGGATCTCCCTGTTGACAACGATGACAGCCACATTGCCAATGTGGGACGATTGGTTGAGGATATGGAACTCAAGATGCGCAATCTCCTGCAGGAGGTGTACTTTGGCAAAGCCAAGGACGTGGTGGGCGATCTCAGGAGCATTGGAAGCTTGAGTGAGGGGGCACGGGATCGCGAGGCTCAGCGTGAACTCATCGGAAGCATGAGAAGATGA
- a CDS encoding SGNH hydrolase-type esterase domain-containing protein: MWYSLLACLVSAAHASTLQPREDAAQIARNVSGFTAYDVLNYTKVDSDDSWKLQVPLRILCVGDSITEGWGSDANGGDGNGYRLSLAKHLSREKVVFAGTRHKGSMEDSYYAAWSGKTIQYISDHVTESLEQKPNLVLLHAGTNDMDLRPSISKEGNDPKDAATRLGDLIDKIVRYCPDAVILVAIPLASCDTEKPKMPIYRALIPGLVRQRRKDGDHVIAVDFSTFDLGELRDCLHPTNEGYSIMGDYWYDFIKQVPKGWIKEPVGDDPKREENGVGRRVLPDKMSILGIVLCWGVYPMCWV; this comes from the exons ATGTGGTATTCATTACTGGCTTGTCTTGTTAGTGCAGCTCATGCCTCAACGCTACAACCACGAGAGGATGCTGCACAAATAGCTCGGAATGTTTCGGGTTTCACGGCTTACGATGTCTTGAATTATACCAAAGTTGATTCTGACGATTCCTGGAAACTGCAAGTTCCTCTTCGCATACTCTGTGTCGGAGACTCTATAACAGAAGGTTGGGGAAGTGATGCAAATGGCGGCGATGGGAATGGTTATAGGCTTTCTCTCGCGAAACACCTGTCAC GAGAAAAAGTTGTCTTTGCGGGTACAAGACACAAGGGTTCCATGGAGGACAGTTATTAT GCGGCCTGGTCTGGCAAGACAATTCAGTATATAAGCGATCACGTCACAGAGTCGTTGGAACAAAAACCTAATCTTGTCCTCCTTCACGCTGGAACGAATGACATGGATTTACGACCGTCGATCTCCAAAGAAGGAAACGACCCCAAAGATGCTGCAACTCGTCTCGGCGACCTCATTGACAAGATTGTTAGATACTGCCCGGATGCAGTAATCCTCGTCGCGATACCTTTAGCATCCTGTGACACTGAGAAACCCAAGATGCCTATTTACAGGGCCCTGATCCCTGGACTTGTGCGACAGCGACGAAAGGATGGTGATCATGTTATTGCCGTGGATTTCAGCACCTTTGATCTGGGCGAGTTGAGAGACTGCTTGCATCCTACAAATGAGGGTTATAGTATCATGGGGGACTATTGGTATGACTTTATAAAACAGGTGCCAAAGGGATGGATCAAGGAGCCTGTTGGTGATGACCCAAAGCGAGAAGAAAATGGGGTTGGAAGACGAGTCCTGCCAGACAAGATGTCTATTTTGGGTATTGTTTTGTGCTGGGGTGTGTACCCTATGTGTTGGGTATAG